In Miscanthus floridulus cultivar M001 chromosome 19, ASM1932011v1, whole genome shotgun sequence, the DNA window ccactttgagttacgataattactatactaatttacgagattctGATAACTCCCTCGTATATATGCTAAGGGTTTGCATACGAGATTTACAAAAATCTATGTTTATATCCATATATGAAATATATCTATACACTATATCTATATTTACATTATATTAAAGAGGCCAGAATAAACTTTCTTTTTTTCCCTAATAAAACAAAGGAATTCTTTCGTATGTCCTTTTTTACTTCTCCCAATACCCTTAAGTTTCTCCTTAATATCTCCGATACAGGTTACCGGACAATAATGTGCATGTATTGTTACAACATGCAGACATATTTGCTAGTCTATACACTTCATGGTCAAAAACACATATACAACACCCTTTTATCCTCTCATCTCTTTACTTTGTTGTTCATCACGTCTTCCGCGCGAGATCTGGCAGCGTTTTAGGTGACCTCGCCGACTCTAGGGCACCCTCCATGTGTTCCTCCCCGAGGTCTTCACAGGAGGCGTTCGGGAGTTTACCACGCGAAGAACGGGCTCAAAATCGGCCTAACTGATGTCGAGATCGATTTCGTCGGTTCGCTGTGTTCTTGCTGCGATCACGGTCGTTTGTCGATCCCTTGGGTGTACTAACCCTTGTTTTTTTAGAGGGGCTAACCTTTACTAGTGTGATTCGGAACCCATCCGATATCAACATGCTCAAAGAACATTAGTAATACTtcgtccgttccaaattataagtcgaagGTAAGGCCTCACGACACGAAGATTGACAAGCGGCACAGTGTCGTGCCTCACGTGCCTAAGAGTCCGGTCCGGAAGCGGCAGGAAGCACGAGAGAGAGAGGCCGGGCCGGCATGGCCCAAGTACCTCTATGATTTACTAGGATATATAGGGCTTGACTCTTGAGAAACATTGAAGGCTCTTATTCATCCCTCTCTTCTTGTTAGAGTTTCAGTCTGTTTTTAATTTGTGTACGGTAATGTTATCAGTTTCATTTGTTCGTCCTGAACATTGCTCGTTCATTCTTTGTACACTACACATATGAATTCCTCACATTTCAAGCCTCCGCGCTAAGAAAAATAAATTCGATTAAGGCCCAACCCCAAGCAGGGAACGGAAAACAATGGCCATGGATGAAACGAGGCGAAATGTCCCTGGGTCTATGGCAGCAGGCTCGCAGCCAAGAGCCAGCGTTGATACGCAGGATAGTATCAGTGCGCATGATAGAGCGCACGGCAACCAGCTATGCGCTCTGCGCCTCCAAGAACGCGTGGAACTCCGCCCTGGCCATCGCCAGACGCGGCGTGATGCACGGCGACGATGGGCACGACGACGACgcatccaccgccgccgccgtcgagaaCCTCACGTGCCTCTGCGACGACGTCGACGGCCTGGCCGAGTCGAGCCGCGACGACGCCGAGTTCTTCAGTATTCCCCTCGTCGCCGCGGGCGGCTCACCGTCGAACACGAACGCCATCTTGAACGGCGCCTCCGCGTCGTCGTCCGCGCAGCTAATCTTTGCCACCTCCGTGGCGTGGCAGTAGACGACGTCCacgggcggcggtggcggaggaggagggctcCACGACCCGCACTCGAACCTCTCCAGCGACGCCACCCGCGAAGCGCTACTGCGGCGAGGCCTCAAGCCCGACTGCTGCCGCCTCTGCACGCTCGACGACACGGTCGTGGCAGCGGTTGTGGTGCCGGCGGCGAAGGCGGCGGCGGGCTTCCTCTTGGAGAAGCCCGGGAAGAGCATGCACAGCGCGCCGCACGTGAAGCCGTCCTCCGCGGCGGCGAGCGTCTTGGGCTGGACcggctcctcctcgtcgtcgtgcgGCGCCATGGTCCTGCCCTCGGAGCGGGACGCGGACCTCGACAGCGtggacggcgcgggcgcggcgacgAGCCGGGCGAGCGCGGCCGAGTGCTGGCGGGCGAGGGAGCGTAGCGCGGACGCGGAGGTCGGGCTGTGGGTGTCAGGCTGCTCCTTCCACTTGGCGCCACCAGCACCTGGACGAGCGCCGGCGTGCACCGGGGAGGAGGCCGCCGAGCACGGCAGGCTGGCGCCGACGAACGTGGGCCGGCGGAGAGGCGGCAGGATCGGGGACGACTGCATCACCACCTCCGTAAGCGCGGAAGGCGCGGAAAGCGGCGAGTCCTCGTCGGACACCATGCCCAGGCGGCGCAGCGACGCGGGGTCCACGGGGATCTGCCGCTCCTTCACCGTAGATGGCGACGCTGGCGGGGCCGGGCTCGGGCTCTTGCCGCCGCGGTCCGCCGGCGCGGAGGCTTCTGCTCCTTCCTGTGGCGCCGCCTCCGCCACTGGCCACGATTCGCTCATGGCGTcgggctccgccgccgccgctgtgtcTGCTTCTTCCCCCTCGCGGGACTGCATCGCCGTGCACCACAACGACGTGTATGGACTTGTATTGGCGCGCGGATTGGTGCATGAGCTGACGAAAAACTGATCGTGCGCGCGGGCGGCTTAAAACAAATGGCGGTTTGACCATTTACAAGGACGGTGGACGGTGGTGGTGCGTAGTGGAGGACATGAAAGGAGAAAGGCATTACGACGTGGTACGTGATCGTCATGTACATGTTGCACTCCTAGTATTGGCGCCTTAGTGCTTCACCATACACTatgataataataaaataaaaaatacaatAAAAACTTTAGTCGAATATGTTAATTAAACCACGTTCAAAGTCAGACACTTCATAAAAGGTTccgcaaaaaagaaaggacactTCTTAAAAgaacagcagcagcagactgCCGGGCTGCTTTGTGTTGAGAATTCGTATATACTAGCAAAAAAACCAAAATAAAGTGCTCAAAGTAGAAATCTTCCAGTTAAAATAGATCTCACACTACAAACCCAGAGAAAACTCCTGTCGGATCCGCGGATTCCTGTGGGTTTGTAGAAAACCGTCATGAACTTCGTCGAACTCCTGTCAGCTGCTAAATCCCGTCAGGAAAACGTTCTCGTATTCCTGTCGGTTGTCCAATAGCCCTCAGGAATATCTAAAACCGTCAGGAGACGCCCGTTTATTCCTGTCGGTTGCTGATAGCCGACAGGAAACCAGATCCTCGTGACCGCAAACACGAAAACTCAGCGCCCGCGAACTCAGCGTGCCAAAATGTTTTCTGCCTCCCGCGTTTTACTGTATAATTATGGGACCGCATATATATATACAGAACCCTAGTTTTTTATTTCCCCAATTCtccaccccgccgccgcccagcACAAACGGGTCGCCTGCGGGCTGCGGCCCGACCCAAGCACCGTCGCACCCACCTCCCATAGTCCCATCCGCGCGCCGCGGCTCCCCTCGAATCTTCGCGTCGCCGCCCCCATCAATCCTCGCGCCGCCGGCCCCCTCAATCCTCGCGTCGCCGCCCCTTGGTGCTCCACCCAGCGCCGTTGTCCTCTGCAACCCCAGCAGACGCAACAACGCCGCCATCCCTGGAGTTCCTTCCGTCGCCTCACTTCGTACCAGGACTGACCAGGTAATAATGGCTGTATAATTTGTTGAACTGCTAATCTTTGGGGAAGCTCAGGTTCAGCAATCACTCGTCGTCTGAATTCTGGAACTTGATCGAGTGGGTTTGCAGGTAGATTTGCCCGCCCCTGTAGGTTCCACGCTTCTTCGTGGTCTTCTCGTGCCTAAACCCCGTGCAGCAAGGAGGAGGGGATTCCAGAAGGGGCGAAAGGAGATCCACAAGTGGAGGAGGGGATCCGCTTCCACAGCAACTGCAGGTGATATTAATTTCCCCTTATAAGTTTTTGAGCTGCAATCTTTGTTTATCTGTGATGAACTCGAATCGGATTAGAAAATAGAGGTAGAGATAACTGAGAACACAATAGAATTTGATAGCGCTAGTAAAAAGAAAGGTAGAAGAATGTCCAGCGTGGGCAATATGTTTTCAGTTTATCTTTGTCCTCTTTTAGCTTCTAGCACGGAGCACCAAAGTAGTCTAGTCACTAATGTGATGATAGTTAAAAGAAAATGTATCCAGAAATAGATTGGAGTTGTCCAGCTTAGTCTTTTTTGCCTAATTGTAGCCCTTTGTCTATGTTAACAGAAAAAACTAAGTTATGACAGAACGAGATTGGATGTATAGTGGTTGGAAGCGTGGTAGACCAACATGTGATTGGGTTCAGCGTACAAATCAGTTCCTGGATTTTGCATTCTCTAATCAGTCTGTAGTACAAGAGGGTACCATAAAATGCCCTTGTGCTGTGTGTAGGAATTATTTTCGGCACAAAAGGGGCAAGGTAGAGCTGCATCTATGTCAAAATGGGTTTAAGTCCAACTATAAAACTTGGACTGCACATGGTGAGAGGCGCTTTCAGCAGCCAGGAATTGAGGGTTTTGGTGAGACGGATAGAATGGATGAGGGTTTTGGTGAGACAGATAGAATGGATGATATGTTGGCAGACTTAGCTGCAGCTGCACCATCACTAGGTAATGAGGAACCAACCGAATATGCTCAAGCTTTCTATAGGATGATTGATAGTGCAGAACAATTAGTTCATGACAAAACAACCCACTCAACATTGTCAGCCACTGCTAGGTTGGTATCCATAAAGTCACAACACAACCTCTCTATTTCGTGTTATGATGACATTGTGGCACTCATCCATGAACTCCTACCAGCTGATAGTAACTTGCCTAAGGATTTCTACCATTCAAAAAAAATGCTAAAAGGTCTGGGCATGCCATATGAAAAAATTCATGTATGTTACAATAACTGCACGCTTTATTATAAAGATAACAAGCATAAAGAGAAATGTGACTTTTGTGATACCCCTCGCTATGTGGATGGCTCAAATAAGGCCCCGCGCAAAGTCTTGCGCTATATGCCAATAACAGATAGGTTACAACGGCTCTATGCACATGAGGCAACAGTGAAAATgatgcgatggcacaaagaatcTCGTCGCTCCATGTCTGG includes these proteins:
- the LOC136526245 gene encoding uncharacterized protein — encoded protein: MQSREGEEADTAAAAEPDAMSESWPVAEAAPQEGAEASAPADRGGKSPSPAPPASPSTVKERQIPVDPASLRRLGMVSDEDSPLSAPSALTEVVMQSSPILPPLRRPTFVGASLPCSAASSPVHAGARPGAGGAKWKEQPDTHSPTSASALRSLARQHSAALARLVAAPAPSTLSRSASRSEGRTMAPHDDEEEPVQPKTLAAAEDGFTCGALCMLFPGFSKRKPAAAFAAGTTTAATTVSSSVQRRQQSGLRPRRSSASRVASLERFECGSWSPPPPPPPPVDVVYCHATEVAKISCADDDAEAPFKMAFVFDGEPPAATRGILKNSASSRLDSARPSTSSQRHVRFSTAAAVDASSSCPSSPCITPRLAMARAEFHAFLEAQSA
- the LOC136528414 gene encoding uncharacterized protein translates to MYSGWKRGRPTCDWVQRTNQFLDFAFSNQSVVQEGTIKCPCAVCRNYFRHKRGKVELHLCQNGFKSNYKTWTAHGERRFQQPGIEGFGETDRMDEGFGETDRMDDMLADLAAAAPSLGNEEPTEYAQAFYRMIDSAEQLVHDKTTHSTLSATARLVSIKSQHNLSISCYDDIVALIHELLPADSNLPKDFYHSKKMLKGLGMPYEKIHVCYNNCTLYYKDNKHKEKCDFCDTPRYVDGSNKAPRKVLRYMPITDRLQRLYAHEATVKMMRWHKESRRSMSGRMDHPHDGEAWQQFDVDFPEFALEARNVRLGIATDGLTPYGPMAASYSCWPVFVFPYNLPPGVAMRPEYIFLSLVIPGPEHPGKNFSVFMQPLVDELQTLKDGVETWDASMKERFTMKAAYLWSIHDFPALGMFAGWSTHGLLACHRCLGDTKAF